Proteins from a single region of Osmerus eperlanus chromosome 26, fOsmEpe2.1, whole genome shotgun sequence:
- the uts2d gene encoding urotensin 2 domain containing: MDLRRSISLSGWTVSKFFFDHFSGVMNKLVLYCLGFLGLLLLQGVFGVEGRSILSPGNNVIHTKEDTDVQNKIITLLLQKSLLPVEKNDALGLDLASRVAELEELEALRDDLELKLTANALSTPKKRAEACFWKYCV; the protein is encoded by the exons ATGGACCTGAGACGTTCGATCTCCTTGTCTGGTTGGACGGTCAGTAAATTTTTCTTTGACCATTTCTCTGGTGTCATGAACAAACTTGTGTTATATTGCCTGGGATTCCTGGGTTTGCTACTGCTGCAGGGGGTGTTTGGTGTGGAGGGCAGAAGCATCCTAAGTCCTG GAAACAATGTTATTCACACAAAAGAAGACACAGATGTCCAGAACAAGATTATTACATTGCTACTTCAAAAGAGCTTACTGCCTGTGGAGAAAAATGATGCTCTTG gTCTAGACTTGGCCAGTAGAGTAGCAGAGCTAGAGGAG CTGGAAGCTCTTAGAGATGATCTGGAGCTGAAGCTCACAGCAAATGCATTGTCCACACCTAAGAAGAGGGCTGAAG CTTGTTTCTGGAAGTACTGTGTGTGA
- the LOC134013089 gene encoding platelet glycoprotein V, with protein sequence MWQVILILLCISILPTQTIICPSSCMCNEKGAVKCVGNITDVPKTMPNSTYLLQLNDTNVRVLNEQSLANLPLMLRFSVSFSSLSAVHPRAFYVAPQLLSVKLSFNNLTSLPPRVFSPLVSLEQLHLDGNHLESIPSVMFEGLARLIELEMSRNAIVHLAPDVFSSLSSLRFLNLGKNYIRELPPTVFHSLTRLQFLILYNNQLERIESGAFDELANLLELKLHHNQIASLPSEVFWALGNLRMLTLSSNRLQGVPEKTFYYMPKLTKLTLYSNPLQSLPDQLMGQMPLISDLYLYGTNLTVVPWNLFANMSGLQKLSLHLNDKLRELPQDLFCCQPKLQRLSLKANDLQVLDGDLFFNLTNLNVLLLNDNKLRSIPKNIFRRLSNLNSIEINNNHLNTLSDEVFSSNVGLRAVTLGGNPWDCTCSIRDIVGWIRRHEGVVSDREGVKCYSPQHLELRKLYSLQDEEFSVCDTTPSSYLPTTPPIEIYVSPSNPSSTLSSSIPFRTTTSIITVSPTTASQTSPDIVLFESDNPFQLFTEALPPPQGDSYFLSFPPFYDRLVVEQGQKFIHNNRMKSWVYIWSLSSDSASAGLIMALHILLVAAGVTLILATIYGMYRLQQSINDFWEVASGNMLSNQKQKRTDRL encoded by the coding sequence ATGTGGCAGGTAATCCTCATCCTTCTGTGCATCAGCATCCTTCCAACCCAGACCATAATCTGCCCCAGCAGTTGCATGTGCAACGAGAAAGGAGCTGTCAAGTGTGTTGGCAACATCACAGATGTGCCTAAGACCATGCCTAACAGCACATACCTTCTCCAACTTAACGACACAAACGTGAGGGTCCTGAATGAGCAAAGCCTCGCCAACCTGCCATTAATGCTGCGCTTCAGCGTTAGCTTCAGCTCCCTGAGCGCTGTCCATCCCAGGGCTTTCTACGTGGCCCCCCAGCTCCTGTCGGTCAAGCTGTCCTTCAACAACCTCACAAGCCTCCCGCCCAGGGTTTTCAgccccctggtctccctggagcAGCTTCATCTAGATGGAAACCATCTGGAATCCATTCCCTCCGTGATGTTTGAAGGTCTAGCCAGACTTATAGAGCTTGAAATGAGTCGGAATGCCATTGTCCATCTGGCACCAGATGTCTTCAGCAGCCTGAGCAGCTTGCGCTTCCTCAATTTGGGGAAGAACTACATACGAGAGCTGCCACCCACCGTCTTCCACTCACTGACGCGACTGCAGTTCCTTATCCTCTATAACAACCAGTTGGAGAGAATAGAGTCTGGAGCCTTTGACGAGCTTGCCAACCTCTTGGAGCTCAAACTCCACCACAACCAGATTGCCAGCCTCCCCTCAGAGGTGTTCTGGGCCCTGGGTAACCTCAGAATGCTTACCCTATCCTCTAACAGGCTTCAGGGTGTCCCAGAGAAGACCTTCTATTACATGCCCAAGCTCACCAAACTCACCCTCTACAGTAATCCTCTACAGTCGCTGCCTGACCAGCTGATGGGACAGATGCCCTTGATAAGTGACCTTTACCTGTATGGCACCAACCTCACTGTTGTCCCCTGGAACCTCTTTGCCAACATGAGTGGTCTGCAAaagctctccctccacctcaatGACAAATTGAGGGAGTTGCCTCAAGACCTGTTTTGTTGTCAGCCGAAGCTCCAGAGACTCTCTCTAAAAGCGAATGACCTTCAGGTCTTAGACGGTGACCTGTTCTTCAATCTCACCAACTTGAACGTCCTACTGCTGAATGACAACAAGCTCCGCTCCATCCCTAAGAACATCTTCAGACGTCTTTCCAATCTGAATAGCATAGAGATCAACAATAACCATCTTAACACCCTTTCAGATGAGGTTTTCTCCTCCAATGTGGGTTTGAGGGCTGTGACTTTGGGTGGGAACCCATGGGACTGTACTTGCAGCATCAGAGATATTGTGGGTTGGATCAGACGCCATGAAGGTGTGGTCAGTGATAGGGAGGGCGTGAAATGTTACAGTCCCCAGCATCTAGAGCTCCGTAAATTGTATTCATTACAAGATGAGGAGTTCTCAGTGTGTGACACCACGCCATCAAGCTATCTACCTACAACCCCTCCCATAGAAATATATGTGTCCCCTTCAAACCCATCTTCAACCCTTTCATCCTCTATCCCCTTTAGAACCACTACTTCGATCATCACAGTATCACCAACAACAGCCTCACAAACGAGCCCAGACATTGTGCTTTTTGAGTCTGACAACCCATTCCAGCTTTTCACCGAAGCTCTCCCACCCCCGCAAGGTGACTCttatttcctctctttccctcctttctaCGACCGTCTGGTGGTCGAGCAGGGGCAAAAGTTTATCCACAACAATCGCATGAAGAGCTGGGTATATATCTGGAGCCTGTCTTCTGATAGTGCCTCAGCTGGTTTAATTATGGCCCTTCACATCCTGTTAGTAGCAGCAGGCGTTACTTTGATCTTGGCAACCATATATGGGATGTATCGCCTCCAACAGTCCATCAATGATTTCTGGGAGGTGGCATCAGGAAACATGTTATCCAACCAGAAGCAAAAGAGGACAGATAGACTGTAA
- the lrrc15 gene encoding leucine-rich repeat-containing protein 15 — MDPPITLYCFILLSSLGFILGGCPDKCFCNENQIVCQGKSIFDFPSGVPATTSALYISNTNIPTLKPEDFASFSEALGIFVVKDSSIMQVLPGTFDRTSNLGALGFTSTFLSDLPEALFQNLLRLESLTLSNNKLEVLRSTWLASLPALKKLDLSKNLLTSVPEEAFRYLTQLEHLTLARNNISQLSKETFRGLTRVKILRLNRNSLRQVPVGALDDLVSLEELSLQDNQVDHLHADLLSKLKNLKKLFLSSNRLTSLPQGLFFNMPNLAQISLYENQLSSLVPGVFGPMALQELWLYDNRLIRLEDSTFMNLTQLRLLVLSRNQISSVSPHAFRGLEQLGEVSLHTNLLTGLEEGTFQGMHELVNISLEHNQLNSLPSKFLDGLSQMGQLDLHNNSFSNLPPETLDTLTAAMEVLLAQNPWRCDQDILPLRDWLRQHPTKVNHSVVLCATPIGLSGEVVADLKDEQFGVLHPSLTPDPPEDRWEISTLAPKKSTLAPTASVTPTRQHTNNGKGEGVSRDIHIIIIAVVCTAVITSLIICCVCWRRKKKESHNLGRRSKNSVL; from the coding sequence ATGGACCCGCCAATCACACTATACTGTTTTATCTTGCTTTCCAGCCTTGGTTTCATCCTGGGAGGATGTCCGGataaatgcttttgcaatgaAAACCAAATAGTCTGCCAGGGCAAATCCATCTTTGATTTCCCCTCTGGTGTGCCTGCTACCACCTCCGCCCTCTATATTTCCAACACCAACATCCCTACCTTAAAACCAGAGGACTTTGCTAGCTTTTCAGAGGCCCTAGGCATCTTTGTAGTAAAAGACTCGAGCATCATGCAGGTCCTGCCTGGCACCTTTGACCGTACCAGTAACCTGGGTGCCTTGGGGTTCACCAGCACCTTTCTATCAGACTTGCCTGAAGCCTTGTTCCAGAATCTTCTGAGGCTGGAGTCTCTGACTCTGAGCAACAACAAGCTTGAGGTGCTTCGCTCCACCTGGTTAGCCTCACTTCCTGCTCTGAAGAAGCTTGATCTCAGTAAGAACCTGCTGACATCCGTTCCTGAGGAGGCTTTCCGTTATCTCACTCAGCTGGAACACCTGACCCTGGCCAGGAATAACATCTCCCAGCTCTCCAAAGAGACATTCAGGGGCTTGACCAGAGTGAAGATTCTCCGTCTCAATCGGAACTCTCTACGACAGGTTCCTGTTGGAGCGTTGGATGACCTGGTGAGCCTGGAGGAACTCTCTCTGCAGGACAACCAGGTGGACCACCTACACGCTGACCTGTTGTCTAAGCTTAAAAACCTGAAGAAGCTTTTCCTCTCCAGCAACCGCCTGACATCCCTACCCCAGGGATTGTTCTTTAACATGCCCAACCTGGCCCAGATCTCCCTCTATGAAAACCAGCTGAGTAGCCTGGTCCCAGGTGTGTTTGGCCCCATGGCTCTTCAGGAACTGTGGCTGTACGACAACAGGCTGATCCGTCTAGAGGACAGCACTTTCATGAACCTTACCCAGCTGCGTTTACTGGTGCTGAGCCGCAACCAGATCAGCTCTGTGTCCCCCCACGCCTTCAGGGGGCTAGAGCAGCTGGGAGAAGTGTCTCTGCACACCAACCTGCTCacaggcctggaggagggcaCATTCCAGGGGATGCACGAGCTGGTAAACATATCGCTGGAGCACAATCAGCTAAACTCCCTTCCAAGCAAGTTCCTGGATGGTCTGAGCCAGATGGGCCAGCTAGACCTTCACAACAACTCCTTCTCCAACCTGCCCCCGGAGACCCTAGACACGCTCACAGCAGCTATGGAGGTGCTACTGGCCCAAAACCCTTGGAGATGTGACCAGGATATCCTGCCGTTGCGCGACTGGCTGAGACAGCACCCAACCAAGGTCAACCacagtgttgtgctgtgtgCCACACCCATCGGCCTAAGTGGTGAGGTTGTTGCTGACCTAAAGGACGAGCAGTTTGGggtcctccacccatccctcacGCCTGACCCCCCAGAGGACAGGTGGGAGATCAGCACCCTGGCTCCTAAGAAGAGCACATTGGCCCCCACTGCCTCAGTTACACCCACCAGGCAACACACCAACaatgggaagggggagggggtgtcccGGGACATCCATATCATTATTATAGCTGTTGTATGCACCGCTGTCATCACAAGCCTCAttatctgctgtgtctgctggaggaggaagaagaaagaaagcca